In the genome of Candidatus Baltobacteraceae bacterium, one region contains:
- a CDS encoding SpoIIE family protein phosphatase, producing MQKRRVTPGENLGAELDVGFRMIAEAMPQLVWSATADGVIDYLNQRWIDYTGVTLHDYTLEDRAALGIVHANELEATWERWKRALATGEPYEIEHRIKRGSDGTYRWFLERAVPVTDARGHIARWIGTATDIDEQRRSRDRLDFVVEAGNALASTLDVYAVCDALARVTIERFADWCFVVLREDGAAKTVAIAHKDKRLVRYVKEFRDRSASGPDEQLDAVLAQRSGYVVERLLPEQLEAAARDERHLEVLKRLQIHSLMVVPLVTDHNAYGAITMVSSESGRVFSATDLEIATSVAKRAGIALENSTAFERERRTAQTLRFIGRVNQLLFESSDVGATFERLARMVAAEVADACTIVRLEGDAVRVACAAHRDPTKNAIVGEMRGKRTLRPEAEAELATSLRKHQSIVRHPDDIEAVRARAWPYLSPQIEATDPKTTVIVPLYSAPATYGALIVYYSERSFDRDRDCALHEEIAARLSVALARAETFERERRIATTLQQASLPSLIPKPQGMRLDAAYLPAGDEAEVGGDWYDVVELDDGSVVVSVGDVTGHGIEAAAIMSKVRHAMGIVPKHVSDPTKILDSAEWFLRKRYPEAIVTAFVGIVSPDRKTIRYANAGHPWPYLRHRNGGLSQLACGGLPLGIRHAHEPAASQTIELDAGDALVLYTDGLVEWNQDVLEGEASLERLLTSEAIVASVAPAKLVARTCLPSKPRDDVAVLTVVLGETPVWSFATEDARAAADARLHFVQFLQTRTDDPDCIAQAELVFGELLGNVVSHAPGPVETQLFWTGGHAVLHVIDTGTAFDVQAHLPIDILSERGRGLFIVRQLARSVRVEHIFNCGNHIRVEL from the coding sequence ATGCAGAAGCGACGCGTCACCCCAGGGGAGAATCTTGGCGCCGAGCTCGACGTCGGCTTTCGAATGATTGCCGAGGCGATGCCTCAACTCGTCTGGTCGGCGACCGCCGACGGCGTTATCGATTATCTCAACCAGCGCTGGATCGACTATACCGGCGTAACGCTCCACGACTACACACTCGAAGACCGCGCGGCACTGGGCATCGTTCACGCCAACGAGCTGGAAGCGACGTGGGAGCGCTGGAAGCGCGCGTTGGCCACCGGCGAACCGTACGAGATCGAGCACCGCATCAAGCGAGGGAGTGACGGCACCTACCGCTGGTTCCTCGAGCGAGCCGTGCCCGTCACGGACGCGCGCGGACACATCGCCCGTTGGATCGGCACCGCTACCGACATCGACGAGCAGCGCCGCTCGCGCGATCGGCTCGACTTCGTCGTCGAAGCCGGCAACGCACTCGCGTCGACGCTGGACGTCTACGCCGTGTGCGACGCGCTGGCCCGAGTAACCATCGAACGCTTCGCCGACTGGTGCTTCGTCGTGCTGCGTGAGGACGGTGCGGCAAAGACCGTGGCGATCGCGCACAAAGATAAACGCTTGGTGCGCTACGTCAAAGAGTTTCGCGATCGCAGTGCGAGCGGTCCCGACGAACAGCTCGACGCGGTTTTGGCACAACGCAGCGGCTACGTCGTGGAACGCCTTTTGCCCGAGCAGCTCGAAGCCGCGGCGCGCGACGAACGCCACCTCGAAGTGCTCAAGCGTCTGCAGATCCATTCGCTGATGGTCGTGCCGCTGGTTACCGATCACAATGCGTACGGCGCAATCACGATGGTCTCGTCGGAATCGGGAAGAGTTTTCAGCGCGACCGATCTCGAGATTGCGACGAGCGTCGCTAAGCGGGCCGGCATCGCGCTCGAGAATTCCACCGCTTTCGAACGCGAGCGCCGAACGGCGCAGACGCTGCGATTCATCGGCCGCGTCAATCAGCTGCTCTTCGAGTCTTCGGACGTCGGTGCCACGTTCGAACGTCTCGCACGTATGGTCGCGGCGGAGGTCGCCGACGCCTGCACGATCGTGCGGTTGGAAGGCGACGCGGTGCGCGTTGCGTGCGCGGCGCATCGCGATCCGACGAAAAATGCAATCGTGGGCGAGATGCGCGGAAAACGCACGCTGCGGCCCGAGGCCGAGGCCGAGCTCGCGACGAGTTTACGCAAACATCAGAGCATCGTGCGCCACCCCGACGACATCGAGGCGGTCCGCGCTCGCGCATGGCCGTACTTGTCGCCGCAGATTGAAGCCACCGATCCGAAGACCACGGTCATCGTTCCGCTCTATTCGGCACCGGCGACGTACGGCGCGCTGATCGTGTATTACTCCGAACGCTCCTTCGACCGCGACCGGGATTGCGCGTTGCACGAAGAGATCGCGGCGCGCCTTTCCGTCGCGCTGGCGCGCGCCGAGACGTTCGAACGGGAGCGCCGGATCGCAACGACCTTACAGCAAGCCTCGCTGCCGTCGCTCATTCCCAAACCTCAAGGCATGCGCCTGGATGCCGCCTATCTGCCGGCCGGCGACGAAGCGGAAGTCGGCGGCGACTGGTACGACGTCGTCGAGCTGGACGACGGGTCGGTCGTCGTGAGCGTCGGCGACGTGACCGGACACGGTATCGAAGCCGCGGCGATCATGAGCAAAGTCCGCCACGCCATGGGCATCGTGCCCAAGCACGTTTCCGATCCGACGAAAATCCTCGATTCCGCCGAGTGGTTTTTGCGTAAACGCTATCCGGAGGCCATCGTTACCGCCTTCGTCGGCATCGTGAGTCCCGATCGTAAGACGATCCGTTACGCCAATGCCGGGCATCCGTGGCCGTATTTGCGGCACCGCAACGGTGGGCTGAGCCAACTCGCGTGCGGCGGCCTGCCGCTGGGGATTCGGCACGCGCACGAACCGGCGGCTTCGCAGACGATCGAGCTCGACGCCGGCGACGCCCTCGTTCTCTATACCGACGGATTGGTCGAGTGGAATCAAGACGTGCTCGAAGGGGAAGCGTCGTTGGAACGCCTGTTGACCAGCGAGGCGATCGTGGCGTCGGTGGCGCCGGCAAAACTCGTCGCGCGAACGTGTCTGCCGAGTAAGCCGCGCGACGACGTCGCCGTCTTAACGGTGGTACTCGGAGAAACGCCGGTGTGGTCGTTTGCTACCGAAGACGCGCGCGCCGCCGCCGACGCACGCCTGCATTTCGTTCAGTTCCTGCAAACGCGCACGGACGATCCCGATTGCATCGCGCAAGCCGAGCTCGTGTTCGGCGAGTTGCTCGGAAACGTCGTATCCCACGCTCCCGGACCCGTCGAGACGCAGCTGTTTTGGACCGGCGGACACGCCGTGCTGCACGTCATCGACACGGGGACGGCGTTCGACGTGCAAGCACACTTACCGATCGATATCCTGAGCGAGCGAGGCCGCGGACTCTTCATCGTGCGCCAACTCGCGCGAAGCGTACGCGTCGAACATATCTTCAACTGCGGCAATCACATCCGCGTCGAACTCTAG
- a CDS encoding alpha-hydroxy acid oxidase — translation MQAISIEDLRRGARRRLPRVAFDYIDGGADGEVTLAENCNAFDRLTFRPRMAVPSGPCNLRTTILGTQMELPFLLAPVGSSRLFYPRGECVAAAQAGAAGTGYVLSTLSGCRLEDVKAATPGPAWFQLYVLAGRDAAAAAIARARAAGYGALVVTVDTPVAGLRERDVRNGAKELSSGNILEMLPYIGQLAMRPAWTIDFLRDGGLMKFPNVVVPGEGIMSYADVAAALERARCGWDDLRWIRDEWKGPIVVKGVLSADDARRAVDEGADAIVVSNHGARQLDCVTSTIAALPEVVAAVGDRTEVLLDSGVRRGSDVVKAICLGARAVLIGRAYAYGLGAAGGPGVARAIAILRDGVVRTLRLLGCHDVGALDRSYLD, via the coding sequence ATGCAGGCAATCTCGATCGAAGATCTTCGCCGCGGCGCGCGCAGGCGATTGCCGCGGGTCGCCTTCGATTATATCGACGGCGGTGCCGACGGCGAAGTCACGCTCGCTGAGAATTGCAACGCGTTCGACCGCCTGACGTTCCGGCCGCGCATGGCGGTGCCCAGCGGCCCGTGCAATTTGCGAACGACGATTCTCGGCACGCAGATGGAGCTGCCGTTTCTTTTAGCGCCGGTGGGAAGCAGCCGGCTGTTTTACCCGCGCGGCGAATGCGTTGCCGCCGCACAGGCCGGAGCGGCGGGTACGGGCTACGTTTTGTCGACGCTGTCGGGCTGCCGGCTGGAAGACGTTAAGGCCGCGACGCCCGGTCCGGCGTGGTTCCAACTCTATGTTCTGGCGGGTCGCGATGCAGCCGCCGCCGCGATCGCGCGCGCTCGCGCGGCGGGTTACGGCGCGCTCGTCGTTACCGTCGACACTCCCGTTGCGGGTCTGCGCGAGCGCGACGTTCGTAACGGCGCAAAAGAGCTTTCAAGCGGAAATATCCTCGAGATGCTCCCCTACATCGGGCAGCTCGCGATGCGACCCGCGTGGACGATCGACTTCTTACGCGACGGTGGCTTGATGAAGTTTCCCAACGTCGTCGTTCCCGGTGAGGGCATCATGAGTTATGCCGACGTTGCCGCTGCGCTGGAACGCGCGCGGTGCGGTTGGGACGATTTGCGCTGGATCCGCGACGAGTGGAAGGGGCCGATCGTGGTCAAGGGCGTGTTGAGCGCCGACGATGCGCGGCGCGCGGTCGACGAAGGCGCCGACGCGATCGTCGTCTCCAATCACGGCGCTCGCCAACTCGACTGTGTCACGTCCACAATCGCCGCGCTGCCCGAGGTCGTTGCGGCCGTCGGCGATCGAACCGAAGTTCTGCTCGACAGCGGCGTTCGCCGCGGCAGCGACGTCGTCAAAGCGATCTGCTTGGGTGCGCGCGCGGTGCTTATCGGACGAGCTTACGCGTACGGTTTAGGCGCTGCCGGCGGCCCCGGCGTCGCGCGAGCGATTGCAATTCTGCGCGACGGTGTCGTTCGCACGCTGCGGCTGCTCGGGTGTCACGACGTCGGTGCGCTCGACCGTTCCTATCTGGACTAG
- a CDS encoding phosphatase PAP2 family protein — protein sequence MTLETRLFLASAICFVAFLALGYAVCRRRQLWPLDARARALIGQATPLAALFTLSGRAFALAAVAIAAIVGIFALHGNLVVAAAILAAQTCSQGVAEFAKRRFRRARPDDWIFHQELGFSYPSGHASTAALFFGSWLVYAVSAGGWSPQVIAAVAVLSLWIAGIDWSRLALGAHYPTDVAGGTLFGCGWLWLLWGALLHFGALHPK from the coding sequence GTGACGCTCGAAACGCGGCTGTTCCTGGCGAGCGCGATATGCTTCGTCGCGTTTCTCGCGCTGGGTTACGCCGTTTGCCGCAGGCGGCAGCTTTGGCCGCTCGACGCGCGCGCGCGAGCGCTCATCGGTCAAGCGACGCCGCTCGCCGCGCTGTTTACGTTGAGCGGCCGCGCGTTTGCGCTGGCTGCCGTAGCGATTGCTGCGATCGTAGGGATCTTCGCGCTGCACGGCAATCTCGTCGTCGCCGCGGCGATTCTCGCGGCGCAAACCTGCTCGCAAGGCGTTGCCGAGTTTGCAAAACGGCGTTTTCGACGCGCGCGCCCCGACGATTGGATCTTTCACCAAGAGTTGGGTTTCTCGTACCCGAGCGGTCATGCGTCGACCGCCGCGCTGTTCTTTGGATCCTGGCTGGTTTACGCCGTCTCCGCCGGTGGGTGGAGTCCCCAGGTCATCGCCGCCGTCGCGGTGTTGTCGCTCTGGATCGCCGGTATCGACTGGTCGCGACTGGCGCTGGGCGCGCACTATCCGACCGACGTCGCCGGAGGCACGCTGTTTGGGTGCGGTTGGCTCTGGCTGCTGTGGGGCGCGCTGTTACATTTCGGCGCCCTTCATCCGAAATGA
- a CDS encoding YegS/Rv2252/BmrU family lipid kinase — translation MEVRRAAVIARLRSRRGAEALWRIPAMLAERGIDVVETCGVETRKQLRKAIKRARRRSGLIVVCGGDGTLTSAVALFAHRDVTLGVVPSGTVNSFSRNLGIDQTFEGAADTIAHGVERRVDLGRVNGTYFANFLTVGIEADVARKTTRPLKKVLGPLAYGAAALGPFLSHRPFRCALRWGKRRLRLQTHHVIVANGRYYGYRPIDENAAQAGGKLTVFVRDERGRLGLLFTYAALALGKQRSIDGARLWSTFDSVKIRTDPVQRFAVDGHVLGKTPISIRAVPAALRVMTASGALDRT, via the coding sequence ATGGAGGTTCGTCGTGCGGCGGTTATTGCGCGCCTGCGGTCCCGCCGCGGCGCCGAGGCGCTATGGCGGATTCCCGCCATGCTCGCCGAGCGGGGAATCGACGTCGTCGAAACGTGCGGCGTCGAAACGCGAAAGCAGCTGCGCAAGGCGATCAAACGAGCGCGACGGCGCTCGGGGCTGATCGTTGTCTGCGGCGGCGACGGCACCTTGACGTCCGCCGTCGCGTTATTTGCCCATCGGGACGTGACGCTGGGCGTCGTACCGTCGGGAACGGTCAACAGTTTTTCGCGCAACCTCGGAATCGATCAGACGTTTGAAGGCGCCGCCGACACGATCGCTCACGGCGTCGAACGGCGGGTCGACCTCGGCCGCGTCAACGGCACGTACTTTGCGAACTTTCTGACCGTCGGCATCGAAGCAGACGTGGCGCGAAAGACGACCCGGCCGCTCAAAAAGGTTCTCGGGCCGCTTGCATATGGTGCTGCGGCGCTCGGTCCGTTCTTGAGTCATCGTCCGTTTCGCTGCGCGCTGCGCTGGGGCAAACGCCGGCTTCGGCTGCAAACGCATCACGTCATCGTCGCCAACGGCCGGTATTACGGATATCGTCCCATCGACGAAAACGCGGCCCAGGCGGGCGGCAAGCTGACCGTCTTCGTGCGCGACGAACGCGGCAGGTTGGGGCTGCTCTTCACGTACGCTGCGCTCGCGCTGGGCAAACAGCGATCGATCGACGGCGCCAGGCTGTGGTCGACGTTCGATTCGGTGAAGATTCGCACCGATCCGGTGCAGCGCTTCGCCGTCGACGGGCACGTGCTGGGCAAAACGCCGATCTCGATTCGCGCCGTTCCCGCAGCTCTACGAGTGATGACCGCGTCGGGCGCGCTCGATCGCACGTGA
- a CDS encoding inner membrane CreD family protein: MLKRLIAIAVIFCGAALSWMILGQTLVARTSQSDSTQRERLSSLWGSTQTQVAPRVFSRVALKKDKELLVFIPIRSSRINVGLNVEQRRKGLLWYNMYDVSFAGRYVVRNDSTSPHLVVELPLPSTGGSYIDLAFRIGGRLIDNANALNADRVEFNLDPGQSTTIDVGYRSHGMDSWTYDFKADQSGATSVESVRDFAMTMTTNFDAIDFPTQSLPPTLETRSGGGSRLQWNYQSLVTSDSIGMVIPYPLQPGPLAERITFWAPIALLFYFFVMLLITTLRGIDLHPVNYFFLAAAFFAFHLLLAYLVDRIALEAAFAICSIVSMFLTVSYLRLVVGLRFAAVESAFAQFVYLVLFSYALFNEGWSGLTITIGAIVTLFVAMQLTGRIRWSERFA; this comes from the coding sequence GTGCTCAAACGATTGATCGCCATCGCCGTGATCTTTTGCGGCGCCGCACTATCTTGGATGATCCTCGGTCAAACGCTCGTCGCGCGCACGTCGCAATCCGACAGCACGCAGCGCGAACGCTTGAGCTCGTTGTGGGGATCGACGCAAACGCAAGTGGCGCCGCGTGTCTTTAGCCGCGTCGCGCTGAAGAAAGATAAGGAACTTCTCGTCTTCATTCCGATACGCAGCAGCCGCATCAACGTGGGTCTCAACGTGGAGCAGCGGCGAAAGGGGCTGCTCTGGTACAACATGTACGACGTCAGCTTCGCCGGACGTTACGTCGTACGCAACGATTCGACGTCACCGCACCTGGTCGTGGAATTGCCCTTGCCGTCTACGGGCGGAAGCTACATCGACTTGGCCTTTCGTATCGGCGGCCGTCTCATCGACAATGCCAACGCCCTCAACGCGGATCGCGTCGAGTTCAATCTCGATCCCGGCCAATCGACGACCATCGATGTAGGGTATCGCTCGCACGGCATGGACTCCTGGACTTACGATTTCAAAGCCGACCAATCCGGCGCCACCAGCGTCGAGTCCGTCCGCGACTTTGCAATGACGATGACGACCAACTTCGATGCCATCGATTTCCCAACGCAAAGCCTTCCGCCGACGCTCGAGACGCGATCGGGCGGCGGTTCGCGCCTCCAGTGGAACTATCAGAGCCTGGTGACGAGCGACAGCATCGGTATGGTCATTCCGTATCCGCTGCAGCCGGGACCGCTCGCCGAGCGCATCACGTTCTGGGCGCCGATCGCCTTGCTCTTCTACTTCTTCGTGATGCTTCTGATCACGACGCTACGCGGCATCGACCTGCATCCCGTCAACTACTTCTTTCTCGCGGCCGCGTTCTTCGCGTTCCACCTTTTGCTCGCGTACTTGGTCGACCGCATCGCACTAGAGGCCGCGTTCGCGATCTGTTCGATCGTGTCGATGTTCCTCACCGTCTCGTATCTGCGGCTCGTGGTCGGCCTGCGGTTCGCAGCGGTCGAAAGCGCCTTTGCCCAGTTCGTCTACCTCGTCCTCTTCTCGTACGCACTGTTCAACGAGGGCTGGAGCGGGCTCACGATCACCATCGGTGCCATCGTTACGCTTTTCGTTGCGATGCAGCTCACCGGCCGGATCCGGTGGAGCGAGCGCTTTGCTTAG
- a CDS encoding cache domain-containing protein, which translates to MYKRLVATLFVLLLCAGTAQAAAPFQVNGDVGLSSLIALSDGRMQSMASILEAIAESPSVQTGQWSQIQRPLREAAALGIPGSLLFAQPDGTYWTLAGGKINANVADRDYFKTAMSGRISIGDLITGRSTGKAQTMVAVPVRNASGSVIGVLAGSVFLEELSAALKQELGIGPNVIFWAIDGSGKIAIHSDASNLFVEPRKMSPALAKVGDEMLANDSGTMTYSFRGAERTIVYRKSNVSGWRYGFGIVTGR; encoded by the coding sequence ATGTATAAGAGACTCGTTGCAACCCTCTTCGTACTGCTGCTTTGTGCGGGAACCGCCCAGGCCGCGGCGCCCTTCCAAGTCAACGGCGACGTTGGATTGTCGTCGCTGATCGCGCTCTCCGACGGGCGCATGCAATCGATGGCGTCGATACTCGAAGCCATCGCTGAAAGTCCGTCCGTGCAAACGGGTCAATGGAGCCAAATACAGCGACCGTTGCGCGAGGCGGCGGCACTCGGAATCCCGGGCAGTTTGCTCTTTGCGCAGCCCGACGGTACGTATTGGACGCTCGCCGGCGGAAAGATTAACGCCAACGTTGCCGACCGCGACTACTTTAAGACGGCGATGAGCGGACGGATTTCGATCGGCGATTTGATAACGGGCCGTTCGACGGGGAAAGCACAGACGATGGTCGCCGTCCCGGTTCGAAACGCAAGCGGTTCGGTGATCGGCGTGCTGGCGGGATCAGTCTTTCTCGAAGAGCTGAGCGCAGCGCTCAAGCAAGAGCTCGGCATCGGACCGAACGTCATCTTCTGGGCGATCGACGGCAGCGGGAAGATCGCCATTCACAGCGACGCGTCGAACCTTTTCGTCGAGCCGCGCAAGATGTCGCCCGCACTGGCCAAAGTGGGCGACGAAATGCTCGCGAACGATAGCGGGACCATGACGTATTCGTTCCGCGGCGCGGAGCGAACGATCGTCTATCGCAAATCGAACGTGAGCGGCTGGCGCTACGGCTTTGGCATCGTAACCGGCCGCTGA
- a CDS encoding lysozyme inhibitor LprI family protein, which yields MFPAFVLVATVEQCNTGTTYDMRTCWSKRADTASEALDAAQQRVAAELQKLHIDPKPFAAATAAWRSARDETCAFEYRQYLPGTIAPQLQTECGFRMTQARAQRLEALTESLRDHGAVAAQAPISTDVDTELSRVYGLYRTRITPELRAPLEASQRAWLVYRKKECAVEGGSCIAELARERVTELEDSWVGEAFW from the coding sequence ATGTTTCCTGCCTTCGTACTCGTCGCTACGGTAGAGCAATGCAATACCGGGACGACCTACGATATGCGAACGTGCTGGAGCAAGCGCGCCGATACCGCAAGCGAGGCGCTGGATGCTGCGCAGCAGCGTGTCGCCGCCGAGCTGCAAAAGCTGCACATCGATCCCAAGCCGTTTGCCGCGGCGACGGCTGCGTGGAGGAGCGCTCGCGACGAGACGTGCGCATTCGAATACCGGCAATACTTGCCGGGAACGATCGCGCCGCAGCTGCAGACCGAGTGCGGCTTTCGCATGACGCAGGCGCGGGCGCAGCGACTGGAAGCGTTGACCGAGTCCTTACGTGATCACGGTGCCGTTGCGGCGCAAGCCCCGATATCGACTGATGTCGACACCGAGCTCAGCCGGGTTTACGGTCTCTATCGAACGCGCATTACGCCTGAGCTGCGCGCGCCGTTGGAAGCCTCCCAAAGAGCGTGGCTCGTCTATCGGAAAAAGGAGTGTGCGGTCGAAGGCGGCTCGTGCATTGCCGAGCTCGCAAGAGAACGCGTCACGGAACTCGAGGATTCCTGGGTGGGCGAAGCGTTTTGGTAG
- a CDS encoding amidohydrolase, translating to MKLGRPGFLRSLLALLGLPMMPRGASAADAPADLIVTGATVRTADDSSSTAQALAVRGGRFVFVGDTNGAMRLRGDGTQVLDLSGKTVLPGLIDAHLHLTDIGLALHEVDLDGVPSFEELIRRTVAFAKTSPDAWVLGEGWDQNRWPQRVFPTHQVLSAAIPDRPVALDRVDGHAVFVNAKAMKLAGITKATPDPFGGRIVRDSGGEPTGVFVDNAMQLIYRAVPPPTHDQLRRAALAAAAECHRWGVTGIGEARTSAADLGVYHELAASGELSLRNYTRLEDDAELIDRELSAGPRSALHDGRLWIRGIKFFADGALGSRGAALLAPYSDDPGNTGLIRTPQAHIERVAERALRAGFQVSVHAIGDRGNRMVLDAYEAALRRVPVKGHRFRIEHAQVMTAQDIPRLKQLELIASMQTTHQISDMGWAQSRLGPERIKGAYAWRSILDTGTIIANGTDSPVEPVNTLRTFHAAIARQNEQNEPPGGWYPDQRMTRDEALRSMTVWAARANFQEDVIGSITTGKYADFVVMDRDWMTVAPEEVMGTTVLATYFDGKRVYDAADPEHVSRATLRPRRRRGSCCT from the coding sequence ATGAAGCTCGGTCGACCGGGCTTTCTCCGCTCGCTTCTCGCGCTGCTCGGGCTGCCGATGATGCCGCGTGGCGCGAGCGCGGCCGACGCTCCGGCGGATCTGATCGTTACGGGTGCAACGGTACGTACGGCCGACGATTCGTCGAGCACCGCGCAAGCGCTCGCCGTACGAGGCGGGCGTTTCGTTTTTGTAGGCGATACGAACGGTGCCATGCGCTTGCGCGGCGACGGCACGCAAGTGCTCGATCTCTCCGGTAAAACGGTACTGCCGGGGCTCATCGACGCGCATCTCCATCTCACCGACATCGGACTCGCGCTGCACGAAGTCGACTTGGACGGCGTGCCGTCGTTCGAGGAGTTGATTCGCCGCACCGTTGCCTTCGCCAAAACGTCGCCCGACGCGTGGGTCTTAGGCGAGGGCTGGGACCAAAACCGCTGGCCGCAGCGCGTTTTCCCGACGCATCAGGTACTAAGCGCGGCGATTCCCGATCGCCCGGTTGCGCTCGATCGCGTCGACGGTCACGCCGTGTTCGTCAACGCAAAGGCGATGAAACTCGCCGGCATCACGAAGGCGACACCGGATCCGTTCGGGGGTCGCATCGTGCGCGACTCCGGCGGTGAGCCGACCGGCGTGTTCGTCGATAACGCGATGCAGTTGATCTACCGCGCCGTTCCGCCGCCGACCCACGATCAACTGCGGCGCGCGGCGCTAGCCGCCGCAGCCGAGTGTCATCGCTGGGGTGTCACCGGGATCGGCGAAGCGCGCACGTCGGCCGCGGATTTGGGCGTCTACCACGAGCTGGCGGCTTCGGGCGAGTTGTCGTTGCGCAACTACACGCGGCTCGAAGACGATGCCGAGTTGATCGATCGCGAACTGTCCGCCGGCCCGCGGTCGGCGCTGCACGACGGACGGCTGTGGATTCGGGGCATCAAGTTTTTTGCCGACGGCGCGCTCGGGTCGCGCGGCGCGGCACTGCTCGCGCCGTATTCGGACGATCCCGGCAACACCGGATTGATACGAACCCCGCAAGCGCATATCGAGCGAGTCGCGGAGCGCGCACTGCGGGCAGGTTTTCAGGTGAGCGTTCACGCGATCGGCGATCGAGGAAACCGTATGGTGCTCGACGCATACGAGGCGGCTTTGCGCCGCGTTCCGGTCAAGGGCCATCGCTTTAGAATCGAGCACGCGCAGGTCATGACCGCGCAAGATATTCCGCGTCTCAAGCAGCTCGAGCTGATTGCTTCCATGCAGACGACGCATCAAATCAGCGACATGGGCTGGGCGCAGAGCCGCCTTGGACCCGAGCGGATCAAAGGTGCGTACGCGTGGCGATCGATTCTCGATACCGGAACGATTATTGCCAACGGCACGGACTCGCCGGTCGAGCCCGTAAACACGCTGCGTACTTTCCACGCTGCAATCGCGCGCCAGAACGAACAAAACGAACCGCCCGGCGGATGGTATCCGGATCAGCGCATGACGCGCGACGAAGCCCTGCGCTCGATGACCGTTTGGGCGGCGCGCGCCAACTTCCAAGAGGACGTCATTGGTTCCATCACGACCGGAAAGTACGCCGACTTCGTCGTCATGGACCGCGACTGGATGACCGTCGCCCCCGAAGAGGTCATGGGCACGACGGTCTTAGCTACGTACTTTGACGGTAAGCGCGTGTACGACGCTGCAGATCCCGAGCACGTTTCGCGTGCGACGCTTCGTCCGCGCCGCCGGCGCGGGAGCTGCTGCACCTAG